From one Marinobacter sp. LV10MA510-1 genomic stretch:
- a CDS encoding winged helix DNA-binding protein, whose translation MKTKNSANGSGESAKARRNVGPIVSSAHLASGRAMELSELEFGLIVAGNAFDRWMVRCMNAAGLQELSQLDVLVLHSVNHRDRAKKSADICLVLNVEDSHTVTYSLKKLLKHGVVASERRGKETYYSVTEKGEDVCKRYAEIRENCLVDSLRTLGFANSDLGEVASFLRGISGLYDQAARSAASL comes from the coding sequence ATGAAAACAAAAAATTCAGCGAACGGCTCTGGCGAGAGCGCAAAGGCACGGCGCAATGTTGGGCCCATCGTGTCCTCTGCCCACCTGGCCTCGGGCCGCGCCATGGAGCTTTCGGAGTTGGAATTTGGCCTGATTGTGGCCGGCAATGCCTTTGATCGATGGATGGTGCGCTGTATGAACGCAGCCGGGCTGCAGGAGTTAAGCCAACTGGACGTGCTGGTGCTGCACAGCGTGAACCATCGAGATCGCGCTAAAAAATCCGCCGACATCTGCCTGGTGCTGAATGTGGAAGACAGCCACACCGTCACCTACTCCCTGAAGAAACTGCTGAAACACGGCGTAGTGGCTTCCGAAAGGCGAGGTAAGGAAACCTACTATTCGGTGACTGAAAAAGGTGAAGATGTATGCAAACGCTACGCTGAAATCCGTGAAAACTGCCTGGTGGATTCATTGCGAACACTGGGATTTGCCAACAGCGATCTGGGCGAAGTGGCTAGTTTTTTGCGTGGTATTTCCGGCCTGTACGATCAGGCCGCGCGATCGGCGGCCTCCCTGTAA